One part of the Tunicatimonas pelagia genome encodes these proteins:
- a CDS encoding alpha/beta hydrolase-fold protein, with the protein MKYSLTHLSVCIALLFFLSSCGDEGRFAVSFSESLSEEPLDGRLLLLISDNTEDEPRFQVNDGPNTQLAYGIDVNELKPGKETYFSDTVFGYPLESMANIPAGEYYVQALLHKYETFNLASGHTVKLPMDQGEGQVWNRSPGNLYSTPQKITFDPENDETFYITLDQEIPPIEKPEDTKYIKHVTMQSDLLTEFWGRPMYLGANVLLPEGFDEHPEAKYPICIFHGHFPYTFRGFREDPPDPDLVPDYSERFQMEGYNRIQQQEAHNFYQTWTEPDFPRMIIIEIQHQNPYYDDSYAVNSANLGPYGDAITHELIPYIEEQFRGIGEGWARFLYGGSTGGWEALAAQVLYPEEYNGCFAACPDPIDFRAYTVVDIYQDTNAYYLPSKYKKTPRPGKRDYLGHVSSTLEDMNHRELALGTNSRSGQQWDIWQAVYSPASENGYPKPIWNKKTGTIDPTVAAYWRENYDLRHILERDWSKLGPELQGKIHIYCGDMDNYYLNNAVMLMEEFLVNTENPHYDGEVAYGDGAEHCWNGDPEQPNAISRLRYNTMYVPKILDRIKESAPSGADLTSWRY; encoded by the coding sequence ATGAAGTATTCCTTAACCCACCTCAGTGTATGCATCGCTTTGCTTTTCTTTCTTTCTTCTTGTGGCGATGAAGGGCGATTTGCCGTCTCATTCTCTGAATCTCTCAGCGAAGAACCACTCGACGGACGGTTACTACTTTTAATATCAGATAACACCGAAGATGAGCCCCGCTTTCAGGTGAATGATGGACCGAATACTCAGTTGGCATACGGAATTGATGTCAACGAATTAAAACCGGGTAAAGAGACCTATTTTAGTGATACAGTCTTTGGCTATCCGCTAGAAAGTATGGCGAATATTCCGGCGGGGGAATACTACGTGCAAGCTCTGTTACATAAGTATGAAACTTTCAATCTGGCAAGTGGCCACACCGTTAAGCTACCGATGGATCAGGGCGAAGGGCAGGTCTGGAACCGATCGCCCGGCAACCTATATAGCACCCCACAGAAGATTACCTTTGATCCTGAAAATGATGAAACTTTCTATATCACGCTAGACCAGGAAATACCACCAATTGAGAAGCCGGAAGATACGAAGTATATCAAGCATGTGACCATGCAGAGCGATTTGCTCACGGAGTTTTGGGGGCGACCCATGTATTTGGGAGCTAATGTACTGTTGCCCGAAGGCTTTGACGAGCATCCTGAAGCCAAGTACCCGATATGTATTTTCCACGGACATTTCCCCTATACCTTTCGGGGTTTTCGGGAAGACCCACCTGACCCGGATTTGGTGCCGGACTATAGCGAGCGTTTTCAGATGGAAGGTTACAACCGCATTCAGCAGCAGGAAGCTCATAATTTTTATCAGACCTGGACGGAGCCAGATTTCCCTCGGATGATTATTATTGAGATTCAGCACCAGAACCCGTACTACGATGATTCCTATGCGGTAAACTCGGCCAACCTCGGTCCTTACGGTGATGCGATTACGCACGAGCTGATTCCCTACATCGAGGAGCAGTTCCGCGGAATTGGCGAGGGCTGGGCGCGTTTTCTGTACGGCGGTTCTACCGGCGGGTGGGAAGCCTTAGCCGCTCAAGTACTGTATCCTGAAGAATATAACGGCTGTTTTGCGGCCTGTCCTGATCCGATTGACTTTAGAGCATATACGGTAGTGGATATTTATCAGGATACCAACGCCTACTATCTACCCAGCAAATACAAAAAGACCCCTCGCCCTGGTAAGCGAGATTACTTGGGACACGTAAGCTCTACACTGGAAGATATGAACCACCGCGAACTGGCGTTGGGAACCAACAGTCGTTCAGGACAGCAGTGGGACATTTGGCAGGCGGTGTATTCCCCGGCGAGTGAGAATGGTTATCCTAAGCCCATTTGGAATAAAAAGACCGGCACCATTGACCCCACCGTAGCGGCTTACTGGCGGGAGAATTACGATCTGCGCCACATTCTGGAACGAGACTGGAGCAAACTCGGCCCCGAATTGCAAGGAAAGATTCACATCTACTGCGGAGATATGGATAATTATTATCTCAACAATGCCGTGATGCTGATGGAAGAGTTTCTGGTAAACACCGAAAACCCCCACTACGATGGTGAAGTAGCCTACGGCGACGGTGCCGAACACTGCTGGAATGGCGACCCCGAACAGCCTAACGCCATCTCCCGCCTCCGATACAACACCATGTATGTCCCCAAAATCCTCGACCGAATCAAAGAGAGCGCCCCTTCCGGTGCTGATTTGACTAGCTGGCGTTATTGA